GGTTCAGTTAACGGGCGGAGCTACTTTAATAGTTTCACTGCCCAAGGAGTGGACTAGGCAGGTGGATCTCAAACCTGGTGATGAGGTTTTAGTGATACCGCAAACGGACCTATCCCTATTGATAGTGCCTAAGAAGATGGTTAAGGCGCCGATGCTCGAGGCCTCAATAGACATACTCCAGGACCTATCCAACATAGACCACCTGGAACGGGTACTGCTCTCGTACTACCTGGCTGGTTATGATGTGTTTAAATTGAACTTTGACATAACAACCCTTGGGCTTAAGAAACAGGTTAAGGACATTGTCCGGAGGAAGCTCACTGGGGTTGAGATTATAGAGGAGGGTAGGAACACATTAGTAATCCAGAACCTAATCAACGTGCCAGACATAAACATAAAGGACGTAATGATAAAACTCGTGAGGACCGTGGTGGGCATGATTGAGGACCTAAGAACACCCATAGAGAATGGTGATAAGTCAGTGGCCATGGACATAATAGAGAGGGATAATGAGGTCGATAAGTTCTACTGGCTCCTCGATAGGCAGTTAAAGAGGGTCCTCGTGAGCAAGCATGCCCTAAGCCTCTCTGGGCTTCAGGACCCGAGGAATATAATTGAGTACGCAATAATCAATAAATCACTCGAGAGAGCCGCGGATCACGCCGTCAAGATAGCCCGTGAGATAGTGAACCTCGGTGATAAGTACTTACTGGTTATACCGCAGGAACTACGTCAAAGGTTCAGTGAGCTGCTGGTTAAGGATGCGGAGATTATGAATGATGTTGGTAAGGCCATGCTGGGTAAGATAGACATTAAGGAGGTTAATTCCATAATTGACCTGGTAAAGTATGAGGTGAGGTCGGCAATAGAGTCCACGGAGTCCCAATTACCAGGTTATAACCTAACGTCGCAAGCAGCGGCCTCGGCGAGGCTTATACTCGATAGTATATACAGAATTGCTGAGTACGCATCCGACGTTGGTGAGGCCCTGATTAACCTAGCCATTGAGCAAATGAGCTAATGCGCTGTAAAAATCATCGTGACTATATCCTCAAAGAAGTAGTGGCTTCTCATTAAAACTATCAACTTATAACCGCACTTACCAAGCCCTTCTACGGTGGCTTCCCAATTCGAGAGTGAGGATTGGGTGAGGATTATGTACCTAGCCTTATCCGTACATGCACGGCTTATTAACTTGTCAATGACCAACCTACCGGTGGTTCCTCCGTATATCCTCCAATCCTCATGCCAATCACCAGGCAGGTAGGGTGGGTTACTGATTATAATGCCGCCAATGCCTGATTTTAAGCAGTTAAGTGTGTCGCAGTTTATGAGGTCCACGTAGCCGTAAAGCCCCTCGCTTATTAAACTAGCCCTGGTACTACGTAGTGCGTTAAGGTCCACATCCACCGCTATCCCATGGGGCTTATAACCCATCCCCAGTGCCCTAGTTATTCCCCTAATTATTAATATGCCCGTCCCAGTGCCCACGTCGATTATTGGGAAATCCCCCTCATTAATGAGCCCTGACCCCATGAGCCAATCAATTGCGTCGGCTGTTTGCCAAGTGTCCTCGGCGGGTGGGTATGGCTCATTAACCATTTACCTGCGCATCCATAACCCGCTAATTAAGTTGTTGGGGTTGGGTTAGAAGAGTAGGAGGTATATTATGAGGGTTGGTATTAGCAGTAGTAGTGTTTCGTAGAGTAATGGGTACTCAACAGGTTTACCCGTGAGTACGGATAGCACCGTGGCCAGTATGAATAGGCTGGATAGCATTAGTAGTACTCTTAGCACGGGGTCTATTATGGAGAGGGGCAGTGGGGGTAGTACTGGGCTTATTATCGCCATTATTGATGGGTAGAGCATCAATGGTATTAACGACGCCAACACACCACTCACCAGCCTGAGGTCCACTATTATTCCGCCCAGCGCGTACCTATAAATGAGCAGGGCCACCCCAATATACGTGAGTAGGGATATGGCACTAATTCCCTGGGTTAACGCTGGCTCGCCCTGTACGTAGAGGAGTAGGATTAATTTATAACCAGTGATTAACGAGACGGCGAGGCCGAAGGTTATTAGTAGGATTGAGTAAATAAGCAACGTGCCTGGACCCAGCCTCAGCAGGTTCATGACCAATGGCCTTAGAAGCACTATGTTGGCCACCCTCTCAATACGGGTTTCCCCTAACTCCTCATTTGTTGATGCTGTGGATTTCAACTTCTCCATTATCGACCTGCCCTTATTTGTTATCCTCACGTACGGCCCATCCCTAACAACCATCCCATTAACCCTGAGGATCTCGATATCGTAATAAAGGGATGATGTGGGTATGTTTAATAATTTCCTCAGGTCTGATATTTTCAGGGTGCCCATTTCCATGAGAACCTGGAGTATCTTAAGCCTTCTAGGTCTTAGCAATGATTCGTCAATGTCGTCACGCCCTATATCGCGGTTCATTTTACCTCCACTTATTATGGAGTAAGTATTTAAAGGTTCCTTGAGGATCATACTGTGTGGATGAGCTTGATAAGCTGAGGTCCTCATTGGTTGCGTACATTGTTAAGCAGGGTAGGGTCACGCATCAGGATCTGCTTAAATGGGCGTCATCCAACAGGATTGGGTACCTAACGCTCTACCTGGTGCTCAATGACATTATCAAGGATAGGCGGTGGAGGGCTGGTGGTGAGTATGTAATAGCTTCATTTAAGGTTAATGGTGAGGAGCTGAAGTTGGTAATACCCACGAGCATAGAGGCATCATCTAAGCCCGTAAAATCAACGAGGGTCGAGAGGGAAAGGAAGCAGAGGCGTTCTAGAAGTGCCAATATACTTGAGATTGTGAGGAGTGATGAGCAGGAAACCACGAAGGCGACCCAGGAAAGCGAGGCCACGGGCCCGGCGGTTCAGGAGGTGCCCAGGGAGGGTGGTGTTGAGGAGGCTGGGAAGCCAAGCCTCGGGGCTGAGGGTGTTGGTGCGCAGTACGTGGTTAGTGCTGAGGATGTGGCTAAGGTTGATGTGACTAATATGGAGGTTAACACGTTCATGGAGGTGTTAAGGAGTGCTATTAACCAGGAGTTTATAGGTAACACGGACCTCGCGTACAAGGTTGCCATTGCGATGCTTAATTACCTGGGTAAGTACTGGAGCGTGGGTGAGCTTAGGCTTAAGATTGATGTTGCGAAGCAAGTGGTGGGGCGAGTGGATGAGGGGATTGTTAGGATTGAGGATGGGGTTTTGAGGATTTTGAGGAGGATGGGTATTATTGAGGTTGTGGAGCCGGGCGTGGTTAATAGGGTTAAGGAGCTGCCCAGGGACTTTGTTAAGGTTAGGCTTGACTTCATCCTGGATAGTAATAAGCAATCATGAGGCGCCCTTAAGGTTGCTAGGTGCCGTGTAAATCTCGGTCCTATGACCCTTAGACACTAACACAAGGGATCCCTTACTCGCAAGGGCCCTTAGTACCTGGAATGCGGTGCTCATCTTTATGTTATACTTAGAGGCCACCAGGTACGGCGTAACGTAATCCCACTTAACCACGTCCTTCTCAATATCGCTCAACAACTTGGGATCCACAAGTGAGGACTTAACCACCTGCCTCTCCTCCACAACCTTCTTACCCTTACCCGCAGGTTTGGCCTGCGCCGCCTGCTGCTTCTCCTGCTTTTTAGCTAATTGTGACAGGGTTGGTTTCTTTTTTCCACCCATCGACACATAGGCTGCGGGGCCCTTTATAAACATTTTACCACCCTGTGACCATTGGGTAACCACTGCGTATTATGTCTATGGCTATTGGAAAGGTTTTTTAAGTGGTTTTAAAAATCATAAGCAATGGCAAACCCTACTTATCGTATTGAGAACATAGTGGCTACGGTAAACCTGGGGGTTGATTTAGACCTAGACAAACTTGCCGAAAGACTACCCGCCGCTGAGTACAACCCTGAGCAATTCCCAGGGCTTATCCTGAGGCTTCAGAAACCCAAGATATCTGCATTGATATTCAGGACTGGGAAGATGGTGTGCACGGGGGCTAAGAGTGAGAATGAGCTTAAGAAGGCTGTTAAGGAGTTGGTTAGGTTGTTGAATGAGCATGGTGCTGACATACCAATATCGCCCGAGATTCAGGTACAGAATATAGTGGCGTCTGGAAACCTACACGCTGAGGTTGACATAGAAAAGGCCGCGTTAATGCTTGAGAATTCCATGTACGAGCCCGAGCAATTCCCGGGGCTCATCTACAGGATGGACGATCCCAAGGTGGTCCTCCTGATCTTCAGTTCCGGAAAGATAGTGTGCACGGGAGCCAAGAAGGAGGTTCAGGTAAAGGATGCCGTGACCAAGATACACAGCACCCTAAAGGAGATAGGGGCACTATATGAGGAGGTTGTAACAGGGGCCGAGGTTGGTGGTGAGGAAGAGGAGGAAGTATGATTGACTATGCAGCCCGAGGCAGTACCAATAATTAAAAGCCCCGAGGACGCCTCCAACCTGTTATTCACGGGTAAGGTTGCGATTGAGGTTGGGGAACCTGCTGACGTGGAGTTGATCAGTGCCAGGGCTAGGTACCTGGGTAAGGAGGTAATGGCCATAGGCCAGGTTGGGATTGCGAGGTTTCTTCACGAAGTCCCCGGCGTTAGGTGGGTCATCATTGTTAATTCAATGGATGGCAGTACATGGCTTAGGTACCTAACAAACCTGGTCAATGTGATACCCGGCATCACACTGGACCTCCTAATGAGGTACATAGACCTAAAACCACAGCTCCTCAACATACCCAGTGAGTTATTCCTTGACCCTGTGATCGCAATGGGTGGTGCGCACATGGTGCCCCTGGAGGTTCCCGATAGGGTGGTTAGGTGGATTAGTGAGTTTATAGACTCGGGTGGTGATTTATACCTGAGACTTAGGGGTAATATTAAGGATTTGAATTTAATCTCAAGATCGCGTCTCCTAATAGTGGATAATAAGGACTTGGCGGAGTTGTACAATAGGATGATTAAGGTAAGGCCCCCTGAGTTAATTATAAGGTCAGGGTGTGATTTTTGCGGTGCTAATGATGCACTATGCATTTTAACATGCCCTGAGGTGGAATTAATTAGGGAATTATCAATAACCCACTAGTGATATTTTGGGATAAAGCCCATAAACTTCCCAGTGCTGATCAACGCGTGAACCCCAAGAGTAAGGGTTCGGCGCATGAGAGGGCGCTAGCCAATAGGCTTTGGGAGGCTGGGCTTGCGGTGCTTAGGGGCTGTTCCTCAGGCGGTGGTGTTAGGAGGAGGTTCGTCCCGGACATAGTGGCCATGGGCAGGGGCTTCATTTTAATAATCGAGGCTAAGTACAGGGCTGAACCCACCCCAGTGAGGATCGAGGGTGAGAAGGTGAGGAAGCTCCTGGAGTTTGCCAGGAGGTCCGGCGGTGATGCGTACGTAGCCGTTAAGTACGGGCGCGATGACTGGCGCTTCATACCAGTGAGCGCCGAGGACGATATGGTGATAAGGCCCGAGGACCTTGTCAACGCGCCAACCCTTGAGCAGTTAATTAGTAAGTACGTTAGTAAGTCCATAATGGATTTCCTCTAATGAGTAATAATTAATAACCTCCCAGGGGTAGTATATATAATGAGTCATGAGTTGCAACGTGAGATTAAGGCCATGGTTGATGAATTCCTCAAGAGGGCGGAGCCCAAGTCCCTGAGGTACACCAGGATTAGTGTTAAGGAGGTGGGTGGGTCCACTAACGTGTACATTAAGATTTACCTGGAATCACCCATCAGGCTCAACACGCTCAATGAGTTGGTGAGGAATTTATCGGTTAAGTACGGTGTGTCCATGGAGTCCTTCGCAATATACCCACCCCATGCCAGGGCCATTAGGGTATCATTTAGTATGGCTAAGAAGTAAAACTTAATTACCAAAGGTAATTAATACGCGGTGATATGGCGTCCCAATCATACATTAGGTGGTTGGGTCATGCAGCATTTGAGGTGTCTGTTGGTGGTAAGAAAATACTGATTGACCCGTGGATTTCAAACCCACTATCACCGGTAACCCTCAGCGAAATAACCCACGTGGATTACATACTAATCACGCACGACCACTTCGACCACCTTGGCGAGGCCGTGGATATTGCCAAGAAGACCAACGCAACGGTTGTTGGGGTCTTCGAGTTGGTTAATTACCTTGGTGAGCAGGGTGTTAAGAATACCATTGGCATGAATGTGGGTGGGTCTGTGAAGTTGACCAGTGAGATCGAGGTATACGTAACGCCCGCGCTCCATAGCTCCTCCAGGGGAGTCCCCGTGGGCTTTATAATAAGAGCGCCCGAGGGCACCCTATACCATGCCGGCGATACTGGCTTGTTCAGTGAGATGGAGTTGTTGGGTAAGTTGTTCAGGATTGACGTAGCCATGCTACCCATAGGCAGCCTCTTCACCATGGACCCAAGGCAGGCCGCGTACGCATTAACGTTGTTGAGGCCTAGGGCTGCCATACCCATGCACTACAACACGTTCCCAGACATAAAGCAGGACCCAAATCAGTTTAAGGAGTTGGCCGAATCCTTACTACCTGATATTAAGGTTTTCATACTCAAGCCAGGGGATTCTGTGCAACTACCCATTAAGTAATCGACTTAAAGGTTTCGGTGATGGGGTTAATATTTAAATTAATCTCGAAGCTTGATACGTGATTGCCATGGAGAGTTATGACGTGGTGGTGGTTGGTGCTGGGTCCGCAGGGTCCTACGCGGCGTACCTACTTGCCAAGGCTGGGTTGAGCGTGGCTTTAGTTGAGATGAAGAGTAGGGACAGGGTTTTCAAGGTCACTGGGGATGCGATTGGTGAGCATCATATCAATAGGATGGCCATAAAGCCCCCCAGTAACGTGTTTATGATAAAGTACGAGGGGGCTGAGCTCTATAGCCCTGATATGTCGGTTAAGTACGTAGTGCTGGGTAAGGGCTATGGTCTTGATATGGGGAAGTGGGCACGTTGGTTAATAGGGGAGGCTGAGAGGGCTGGTGTCACTGTTCTAGATAACCATAAGGTTCAGGGCCCCATTATTGAGAATGGTAAAGTGGTGGGTGTTAGGGTCCTTAAACCTGACGGTAGTATTGAGGATTTAATGTCAAAGGTGGTCCTTGACGCCAGCGGTGTTGGTGCGGTGGTTAGGAGTAGGTTGCCCCGTGAGTGGTGGATTTCAGAACCACTCCTACCCGAGGACGCATCGCACGCCTTTAGGGAGATTATAGAGGTTGACTACGACATCGAGAGGCCAGAGTACATAAAGATTTACCTAGACGCTAACGTGGCACCTGGGGGTTACTGGTGGTTATTCCCAAAGAGTAGGAATACCATGAATATTGGGCTGGGGCTTTGGGGGAAGCTCAGTGAGGAGCTTGGGCTAAACCCAAGGCATAACTACGAGAAGTACCTCATGAATAGTAACTACACCAGGGGTAGGCGTGTAATACACGTGGGTGGAGGCATAGTACCCACTAGGCGCCCATTACCATCACTGGTGGGTAATGGCGTGCTTGCGGCTGGCGATGCCGCGGTAACCGTGAACCCAGTCCACGGTGGTGGCATCGGCCCCGCATTACTATCCGCGGAGCTTGCGTCAAAGGCCATAATCGAGGCCTTTGAGAAGGGTGATTACTCAGAGTCAGGTCTTTGGAGGTATAACCTGGAGTACCTCAGGGCTTACGGGATAAAGCAGGCAATGCTTGATGTATTTAGGCTCATGCTCCAAACACTGACCAATGATCAATTAAACAGGGGCTTAAGGGCTAG
This is a stretch of genomic DNA from Vulcanisaeta thermophila. It encodes these proteins:
- a CDS encoding MarR family winged helix-turn-helix transcriptional regulator codes for the protein MNRDIGRDDIDESLLRPRRLKILQVLMEMGTLKISDLRKLLNIPTSSLYYDIEILRVNGMVVRDGPYVRITNKGRSIMEKLKSTASTNEELGETRIERVANIVLLRPLVMNLLRLGPGTLLIYSILLITFGLAVSLITGYKLILLLYVQGEPALTQGISAISLLTYIGVALLIYRYALGGIIVDLRLVSGVLASLIPLMLYPSIMAIISPVLPPLPLSIIDPVLRVLLMLSSLFILATVLSVLTGKPVEYPLLYETLLLLIPTLIIYLLLF
- a CDS encoding TATA-box-binding protein gives rise to the protein MANPTYRIENIVATVNLGVDLDLDKLAERLPAAEYNPEQFPGLILRLQKPKISALIFRTGKMVCTGAKSENELKKAVKELVRLLNEHGADIPISPEIQVQNIVASGNLHAEVDIEKAALMLENSMYEPEQFPGLIYRMDDPKVVLLIFSSGKIVCTGAKKEVQVKDAVTKIHSTLKEIGALYEEVVTGAEVGGEEEEEV
- a CDS encoding 30S ribosomal protein S25e codes for the protein MGGKKKPTLSQLAKKQEKQQAAQAKPAGKGKKVVEERQVVKSSLVDPKLLSDIEKDVVKWDYVTPYLVASKYNIKMSTAFQVLRALASKGSLVLVSKGHRTEIYTAPSNLKGAS
- a CDS encoding phosphate signaling complex PhoU family protein, whose protein sequence is MSIVKFEPETRRVQLTGGATLIVSLPKEWTRQVDLKPGDEVLVIPQTDLSLLIVPKKMVKAPMLEASIDILQDLSNIDHLERVLLSYYLAGYDVFKLNFDITTLGLKKQVKDIVRRKLTGVEIIEEGRNTLVIQNLINVPDINIKDVMIKLVRTVVGMIEDLRTPIENGDKSVAMDIIERDNEVDKFYWLLDRQLKRVLVSKHALSLSGLQDPRNIIEYAIINKSLERAADHAVKIAREIVNLGDKYLLVIPQELRQRFSELLVKDAEIMNDVGKAMLGKIDIKEVNSIIDLVKYEVRSAIESTESQLPGYNLTSQAAASARLILDSIYRIAEYASDVGEALINLAIEQMS
- a CDS encoding NAD(P)/FAD-dependent oxidoreductase, encoding MESYDVVVVGAGSAGSYAAYLLAKAGLSVALVEMKSRDRVFKVTGDAIGEHHINRMAIKPPSNVFMIKYEGAELYSPDMSVKYVVLGKGYGLDMGKWARWLIGEAERAGVTVLDNHKVQGPIIENGKVVGVRVLKPDGSIEDLMSKVVLDASGVGAVVRSRLPREWWISEPLLPEDASHAFREIIEVDYDIERPEYIKIYLDANVAPGGYWWLFPKSRNTMNIGLGLWGKLSEELGLNPRHNYEKYLMNSNYTRGRRVIHVGGGIVPTRRPLPSLVGNGVLAAGDAAVTVNPVHGGGIGPALLSAELASKAIIEAFEKGDYSESGLWRYNLEYLRAYGIKQAMLDVFRLMLQTLTNDQLNRGLRARLLTEDEVLEISEKGTLELSLFQKIKVGLRLMRVPDVASKLRLALRYMGEVKALYSEYPSEPRGLPQWYSRLVDLYRRYAGDLGITLKWVSQRF
- a CDS encoding methyltransferase, which gives rise to MVNEPYPPAEDTWQTADAIDWLMGSGLINEGDFPIIDVGTGTGILIIRGITRALGMGYKPHGIAVDVDLNALRSTRASLISEGLYGYVDLINCDTLNCLKSGIGGIIISNPPYLPGDWHEDWRIYGGTTGRLVIDKLISRACTDKARYIILTQSSLSNWEATVEGLGKCGYKLIVLMRSHYFFEDIVTMIFTAH
- a CDS encoding metal-dependent hydrolase — its product is MASQSYIRWLGHAAFEVSVGGKKILIDPWISNPLSPVTLSEITHVDYILITHDHFDHLGEAVDIAKKTNATVVGVFELVNYLGEQGVKNTIGMNVGGSVKLTSEIEVYVTPALHSSSRGVPVGFIIRAPEGTLYHAGDTGLFSEMELLGKLFRIDVAMLPIGSLFTMDPRQAAYALTLLRPRAAIPMHYNTFPDIKQDPNQFKELAESLLPDIKVFILKPGDSVQLPIK
- the hjc gene encoding Holliday junction resolvase Hjc; amino-acid sequence: MNPKSKGSAHERALANRLWEAGLAVLRGCSSGGGVRRRFVPDIVAMGRGFILIIEAKYRAEPTPVRIEGEKVRKLLEFARRSGGDAYVAVKYGRDDWRFIPVSAEDDMVIRPEDLVNAPTLEQLISKYVSKSIMDFL